One window of Methanogenium organophilum genomic DNA carries:
- a CDS encoding DUF2178 domain-containing protein, with translation MKKRTYLLCIALISAGLIITLGVGLTSANMIVPVIAVIGGIGIIALCHHRLTEVTEDELSERISGKAAICALEITIIVAAVAFAVLMVFSFNGGFGSGLHTYDNGSIRIHYGVFSTPPDPEFIYDSSYFIADPTNMTGDDINALDEMFAKGHRIRDSTLAFGAALGIIAVLLAILYGAFLSYYNRKYGV, from the coding sequence ATGAAGAAACGAACGTACCTTTTATGCATCGCCCTGATATCAGCAGGCCTGATAATTACTCTCGGGGTTGGTTTAACATCGGCAAACATGATTGTCCCGGTCATCGCAGTTATCGGCGGAATCGGCATCATCGCTTTGTGCCACCACCGGTTGACGGAAGTCACAGAAGATGAGTTGTCTGAACGAATAAGCGGGAAGGCAGCCATTTGTGCACTGGAAATTACCATCATCGTAGCGGCAGTAGCATTCGCCGTGCTGATGGTCTTCTCCTTCAACGGCGGATTCGGCTCGGGTCTGCACACCTACGACAACGGTTCAATCCGGATCCACTATGGAGTGTTCTCTACGCCACCGGACCCGGAGTTCATATATGACAGCTCCTATTTCATCGCCGATCCGACGAACATGACTGGTGACGACATCAACGCCCTCGACGAGATGTTTGCGAAGGGACACCGTATTCGCGACTCAACCCTTGCATTCGGCGCAGCCCTCGGGATCATCGCGGTCTTACTTGCCATCCTCTATGGGGCGTTTTTAAGCTATTACAATAGAAAATACGGAGTGTAG
- a CDS encoding iron-sulfur cluster assembly scaffold protein, whose product MSSRIPLAYNPKVLELFKNPKNLGKMEDADVEALVGSRACGDMIAIYLKIDDSTQTISDAKFESYGCAANIAASSIITEMIKGESLETAWKIDWRGISDELGGLPAVKFHCGVLAVGALRRAIRNYFEGKELPSWLPEKLTPDERHALEEEKLMEVLTKKVERMEARIAKEEEEEEEEEEEEEEEEKEEKPESREEKAIPM is encoded by the coding sequence ATGTCGAGCAGAATACCACTGGCATATAATCCAAAAGTTCTGGAACTCTTTAAAAACCCGAAAAATCTGGGTAAGATGGAGGATGCGGATGTCGAGGCCCTTGTGGGGAGCAGGGCCTGCGGCGATATGATCGCCATCTACCTGAAGATAGATGACAGTACGCAGACGATTTCTGATGCAAAATTTGAGAGTTATGGCTGTGCGGCAAATATTGCCGCCTCGAGCATCATCACTGAGATGATAAAAGGAGAATCACTTGAAACCGCGTGGAAGATTGATTGGCGGGGTATCTCTGATGAGCTGGGCGGACTTCCTGCCGTGAAATTTCACTGCGGTGTTCTCGCCGTAGGAGCGCTCAGGCGTGCTATCCGAAATTATTTTGAAGGAAAAGAGCTGCCGTCATGGCTGCCGGAGAAACTGACGCCGGATGAGAGGCATGCCCTTGAAGAGGAGAAGCTCATGGAGGTGTTAACGAAGAAAGTCGAGCGGATGGAAGCGAGGATAGCAAAAGAAGAGGAAGAGGAAGAGGAAGAGGAAGAGGAAGAGGAAGAGGAAGAAAAGGAAGAAAAACCTGAATCCCGTGAGGAGAAAGCGATACCAATGTGA
- a CDS encoding HD domain-containing protein, with protein MKSTETETMLAYIETFFRQAGAHDLDHILRVTRICEEIGRVEGADMRVLIPAALFHDIARPIEDETGIPHQEEGARIAEDYLRKAGYDAERIAKIVHAIHTHRFSTGPEPETLEAQILSDADKLDAMGAVGIARTFLQAGEHGDGIEGAVEHIHEKLLKLKGLMYTGTAAEIAEKRHALLQEFVERLEEETGSGKNTPPWNTP; from the coding sequence ATGAAGAGCACAGAGACGGAGACGATGCTCGCCTATATCGAGACGTTCTTCAGGCAGGCGGGAGCCCACGATCTTGACCATATCCTCCGCGTCACCCGCATCTGCGAGGAGATCGGCAGGGTCGAGGGAGCAGATATGCGGGTTCTCATCCCTGCCGCCCTCTTCCACGATATTGCCCGCCCCATTGAGGATGAGACGGGGATACCCCACCAGGAAGAGGGGGCACGAATAGCAGAAGATTATCTCAGGAAGGCGGGTTACGACGCGGAACGCATCGCAAAAATCGTCCATGCGATACACACCCACCGCTTCAGCACCGGCCCGGAACCGGAGACCCTGGAGGCACAAATACTCTCCGACGCCGACAAACTCGATGCGATGGGTGCGGTCGGGATTGCACGGACGTTTCTGCAGGCAGGCGAACACGGGGATGGCATTGAGGGGGCCGTGGAGCATATCCATGAAAAACTGCTGAAGTTAAAGGGGCTGATGTACACGGGGACTGCTGCGGAGATTGCGGAGAAGAGGCATGCTCTTTTGCAGGAGTTTGTCGAGAGGCTGGAGGAGGAAACCGGGTCAGGTAAGAACACCCCGCCATGGAATACTCCATGA
- a CDS encoding helix-turn-helix transcriptional regulator: protein MKNKIKVFRAMRDMTQEELAEKISVTRRTINSIERGKYNPSIEVAYRIARTFNVTIEEVFCFDEDSGDQS, encoded by the coding sequence ATGAAAAACAAGATCAAAGTCTTTCGTGCAATGCGAGACATGACGCAGGAGGAACTTGCCGAAAAAATCAGTGTTACCCGGCGGACGATTAATTCCATCGAGCGGGGTAAATATAATCCCTCCATCGAAGTTGCGTACAGGATTGCCCGGACATTCAACGTTACCATCGAGGAGGTTTTCTGTTTCGATGAAGACTCCGGTGATCAGTCATAA
- the ilvD gene encoding dihydroxy-acid dehydratase, whose amino-acid sequence MRSDEVKQGYVRAPNRSLLRALGITDDEMTKPFIGIANSWNTIVPGHLNLRQVAERVREGVAAGGGVPFEFNTIGICDGIAMGHEGMRYSLPSRETIADSLELVIQAHRFDGLVCICTCDKIVPGMLMAAARCNIPAIVVTGGPMLGGKCGGKELSLIDVFEGVGRVAAGTMDEDELIALEKCAMPGCGSCQGLYTANTMACMTEALGMSLPRCAATPAVHAEKLAIARMSGERAVELVREGTTPRDIITRESMRNAIRVDMALGGSTNTVLHLMAVAEEAGVPLTLDDFNEISDAVPHICYMQPSGPHSMETLYYAGGIPAVLHEIAPLLEDALTVTGDRVKELAENTPAGDSAIIRPLSDPVHACGGLKIVKGSLAPNGAVIKAAGVSEEMWQHTGPARVFDSEDAAMEAILSGTIVEDDVVVIRYEGPAGAPGMPEMLSPTSAIMGRGLTRVVLITDGRFSGGTRGPCFGHVAPEAAAGGPIALVEEGDLITINLSRNQIDLDVPQDVLDERRKHLKIPKKPLSGVLSRYAEAVCQADRGAVLKKE is encoded by the coding sequence ATGCGCAGCGATGAAGTGAAACAAGGGTATGTCCGTGCGCCGAACAGATCTCTTCTGCGGGCTCTCGGGATAACAGATGATGAGATGACAAAGCCGTTCATCGGCATTGCCAATTCGTGGAATACTATTGTTCCGGGCCATCTCAACCTCCGGCAGGTGGCAGAGCGGGTCCGTGAAGGCGTTGCTGCAGGCGGCGGTGTGCCCTTTGAATTCAACACTATCGGCATCTGTGACGGGATTGCGATGGGCCATGAGGGGATGCGCTACTCCCTCCCCTCGCGTGAGACCATCGCAGACTCTCTTGAACTCGTCATTCAGGCCCACCGGTTTGATGGCCTCGTCTGTATCTGCACCTGCGACAAAATCGTTCCCGGTATGCTGATGGCGGCCGCCCGGTGCAATATCCCCGCGATTGTTGTGACCGGCGGGCCGATGCTTGGCGGCAAATGCGGCGGGAAGGAACTCTCGCTCATCGATGTCTTTGAAGGCGTTGGCAGGGTGGCGGCAGGCACCATGGATGAGGACGAACTCATCGCCCTCGAAAAATGTGCGATGCCCGGCTGCGGCAGTTGCCAGGGCCTCTATACCGCAAATACGATGGCATGTATGACCGAAGCCCTTGGGATGTCTCTTCCCCGCTGTGCCGCAACCCCTGCCGTGCATGCCGAGAAACTCGCGATTGCCCGGATGAGCGGTGAACGTGCTGTCGAACTCGTCCGGGAAGGCACAACTCCCCGTGATATCATCACCCGTGAGAGCATGCGCAATGCTATCCGGGTGGACATGGCACTGGGCGGCTCAACGAACACCGTCCTGCACCTGATGGCAGTGGCAGAAGAGGCGGGTGTCCCCCTCACGCTGGACGACTTCAACGAGATCAGTGACGCCGTCCCGCATATCTGCTATATGCAGCCCTCCGGGCCCCATTCGATGGAGACTCTCTACTATGCAGGTGGCATTCCTGCGGTCCTGCACGAAATTGCACCCCTCCTTGAGGACGCCCTCACCGTCACCGGCGACCGGGTGAAGGAACTCGCAGAAAACACTCCGGCAGGCGACAGCGCAATCATCCGCCCGCTCTCAGACCCCGTGCATGCCTGCGGTGGCCTCAAGATCGTAAAAGGCTCTCTCGCACCCAACGGTGCGGTCATAAAGGCGGCAGGTGTCAGTGAAGAGATGTGGCAGCACACCGGCCCTGCCCGTGTCTTTGATTCCGAAGATGCGGCGATGGAGGCCATCCTCTCCGGTACCATTGTGGAAGATGATGTGGTCGTCATCCGGTATGAGGGCCCGGCCGGTGCGCCGGGAATGCCGGAGATGCTCTCCCCCACCTCGGCCATCATGGGCCGCGGGCTCACCCGTGTGGTTCTCATCACCGACGGACGGTTCTCCGGCGGGACACGCGGGCCGTGCTTCGGCCACGTCGCACCGGAGGCTGCGGCAGGCGGCCCGATTGCCCTCGTGGAGGAAGGTGACCTCATCACCATTAACCTCTCCCGAAACCAAATCGACCTGGACGTTCCTCAGGATGTGCTCGACGAACGCAGAAAGCACCTGAAGATCCCCAAAAAACCCCTGTCAGGTGTGCTCAGCCGGTATGCTGAGGCGGTCTGCCAGGCAGACCGCGGTGCTGTCCTGAAGAAAGAATAA
- a CDS encoding ROK family protein, with product MKDKTGMYLAAADIGATHVRSGVFTGNTGGEYGDDVDEIQCVVLRKEALCRDGPDGRAVTEQVVRMIQTVCDEAGCQPDAVGISTAGPLSVGKESIRMSPNMPYPEIPLKGPLEATFPCPVSILNDASAGAYYECHRGEGQGCNNLVYLTISTGIGCGVISGGHLVEGANGNAGEAGHFCVDTIYNLPCGCGGRGHWEAYASGSGMPQFFRAWCGRYGHGISVGEVGTAETLCAAARAGDPNLTAFFRELAVINGRGLSTVIAAYAPEKIIVGGPVATENPELILAQAREYADAYLPTPDIVLSAADGMAPLIGAAVFAGESVENSVGSPSV from the coding sequence ATGAAAGATAAAACGGGAATGTACCTCGCAGCAGCGGACATCGGCGCCACCCATGTGAGAAGTGGTGTATTTACCGGAAATACTGGCGGGGAATATGGCGATGACGTTGATGAGATACAATGCGTGGTCCTCCGGAAGGAGGCACTATGCCGGGACGGGCCGGACGGCCGTGCTGTGACCGAACAGGTTGTCCGGATGATACAGACTGTCTGCGATGAAGCGGGCTGCCAGCCGGATGCGGTCGGCATCAGCACCGCCGGGCCCCTTTCGGTGGGTAAGGAGAGCATCCGGATGAGTCCGAATATGCCCTATCCTGAGATTCCGCTTAAAGGACCTCTCGAAGCAACCTTCCCCTGCCCTGTTTCCATCCTCAACGATGCATCGGCAGGTGCATACTATGAATGCCACAGAGGGGAAGGACAGGGATGCAACAATCTGGTGTACCTGACAATCTCAACCGGCATCGGTTGCGGGGTCATCTCCGGCGGACACCTCGTCGAGGGAGCGAATGGCAATGCGGGAGAAGCAGGCCATTTCTGTGTGGACACGATATACAACCTGCCCTGCGGGTGCGGGGGGCGGGGCCACTGGGAGGCCTATGCCTCCGGCAGCGGCATGCCGCAGTTCTTCCGGGCCTGGTGCGGGCGGTATGGCCATGGCATTTCCGTCGGGGAGGTTGGCACCGCCGAAACGCTCTGCGCCGCGGCCCGTGCGGGAGACCCGAATCTCACCGCATTCTTCCGTGAGCTGGCCGTGATCAACGGACGGGGGCTTTCTACTGTTATTGCTGCCTATGCCCCGGAGAAGATCATTGTGGGTGGCCCGGTGGCAACGGAGAATCCCGAACTCATTTTGGCGCAGGCACGGGAATATGCTGATGCATATCTTCCGACCCCAGATATTGTGCTTAGTGCTGCTGACGGGATGGCCCCACTTATCGGGGCGGCGGTTTTTGCGGGCGAATCGGTTGAAAATTCGGTCGGGTCTCCGAGTGTGTGA